The Thermococcus peptonophilus genomic sequence ACCCATCGTCCTCGCTGTCCCGACGTTGAGCAGGAGGACTTCCCTCCTCTTTATCGGCTCGACCTTGAGCTCCTCCTCGGTTCCAACGACGCGCTCAAGCAGGTGAACTTCGAGTGTAAGTTCGTCCCAGACGGGCGGGAGCTGTCCCGGCTTTCCGACGACGTTTCCGGCCATCAGGTCGCCCTTGGTGAGGTAGGGGTCGAGCTTGGTTCCAACACCAACAAGACCGCCCGGATAGGCCTCTTCAACGAACCTACCGCCTGCCTGGAGAGACACTATCTCGGTCGTTATCGGCTCATACTTTATCCTGCCGTGCTCCTCGTACGGCACTCCAGGTCTTATCTCGATCTCGTCCCCAACTTTCAGCTTGCCCTGGACTATTGAACCGCCGATGACGCCGCCGACGAGCTTCTCCGGCGGTGTTCCGGGCTTGTTCACGTCGAAGCTCCTAAGAACGAGCATCTTGGGCGGCTTGTTCGGGTCGCGCTCTGGAGTCGGTATGAACTCCTCTATCGCCGCGAGAAGTACATCGACGTTCGCACCGTGTAAAGCTGAAATCGGAATTATCGGAGCATTCTCAGCCACTGTTCCCTTCACGAACTCTCTGATCTCCTGGTAGCGCTCCATGACCTTCTCTCTGTCCACAAGCTCGATCTTGTTGAGGGCTATGACTATGTTCCTGTTGCCGACTATCTGCAGGGCCATCAGGTGCTCCCTCGTCTGGGGCATTACTCCCTCGTTGGCTGCTATGACCAGAACCGCGCCGTCCATGAGGGAAGCCCCTGCCAGCATGGTCGTCATCAGCGCCTCATGGCCTGGAGCGTCTATGAACGAAACCCTTCTCTCGAACTCGGTCTCGTGGCCGCAGTACGGACAGATCGGGGAAGTTGAATACCTTCCGCAGTTCGGACACTTTCTTATCTCGGCATCGGCAAAGCCTATCTTGATCGTAATACCCCTTCTCAGCTCCTCGCTGTGTGTATCTGTCCAGATTCCTGTTAGGGCCTTCGTGAGTGTTGTCTTACC encodes the following:
- the eif2g gene encoding translation initiation factor IF-2 subunit gamma, yielding MAKKKEFRQAEVNIGMVGHVDHGKTTLTKALTGIWTDTHSEELRRGITIKIGFADAEIRKCPNCGRYSTSPICPYCGHETEFERRVSFIDAPGHEALMTTMLAGASLMDGAVLVIAANEGVMPQTREHLMALQIVGNRNIVIALNKIELVDREKVMERYQEIREFVKGTVAENAPIIPISALHGANVDVLLAAIEEFIPTPERDPNKPPKMLVLRSFDVNKPGTPPEKLVGGVIGGSIVQGKLKVGDEIEIRPGVPYEEHGRIKYEPITTEIVSLQAGGRFVEEAYPGGLVGVGTKLDPYLTKGDLMAGNVVGKPGQLPPVWDELTLEVHLLERVVGTEEELKVEPIKRREVLLLNVGTARTMGLVTGLGKDTVELKLQIPVCAEVGDRVAISRQVGSRWRLIGYGFIRE